The following proteins come from a genomic window of Synechococcus sp. BIOS-E4-1:
- the recR gene encoding recombination mediator RecR has translation MIDQFERLPGIGPRTAQRLALHLLRQPEEQIRSFADALLAARTQVGQCQTCFHLSADSVCEICRNEERSNGQICVVADSRDLLALERTREFSGRYHVLGGLISPMDGIGPDLLQISSLVKRVAADDVEEVILALTPSVEGDTTSLYVARLLKPFTRVSRIAYGLPVGSELEYADDVTLSRALEGRREVD, from the coding sequence CTGATCGACCAGTTCGAGCGACTGCCGGGGATTGGACCCCGCACCGCGCAGCGACTGGCTCTGCATCTGCTCAGGCAACCGGAAGAGCAGATCCGCAGTTTCGCGGATGCCCTGCTGGCCGCACGCACCCAGGTCGGGCAATGCCAGACCTGCTTTCACCTCAGTGCCGATTCCGTGTGTGAGATCTGCCGTAACGAAGAGCGTTCCAACGGCCAGATCTGTGTGGTTGCTGATTCACGCGATCTACTTGCGCTCGAACGAACCCGGGAATTCAGCGGGCGTTATCACGTTCTGGGAGGGCTGATCTCTCCCATGGATGGAATTGGGCCCGATCTGCTCCAGATCAGCAGCCTGGTGAAGCGAGTGGCCGCCGATGACGTGGAGGAAGTGATTCTGGCTCTCACACCCAGCGTGGAAGGAGACACCACAAGCCTCTACGTGGCCAGGTTGCTCAAGCCGTTCACCCGGGTCAGCCGCATTGCCTACGGACTCCCGGTAGGCAGTGAACTTGAGTACGCCGACGATGTGACTCTCAGCCGTGCACTGGAGGGTCGACGCGAAGTGGACTGA
- a CDS encoding NHLP bacteriocin system secretion protein: protein MTTSSRVERLRGRWNGLTDHQQVGASLAGVGALFGAWLLFWPVPTEVEGRGVLIYPDNAGILNARAAGQVLSINTEVGEGVGKGQVLMTLYLPVLERKLDQQKGNLRQLVRQNAELDERDALRIRTAKLALDTALAKLDDDEKRLSRLQATYNSKLDNLNWLARREVVAPLAQEVVSAEQGLTTTSVQLDDIKIQRKDQITDFQQIKLNIESEKLDRRFQIDDLKREIKVMEARIAFDGNVTAVRSGTVLDLQVIQGQTVKLGDRLGTIGRNTRPPKGESKTGGDLIAVSYFSPADARRLPIGLPVEVVPLWNQRGRFGGIVGKVRSVLTLPATQEDISTTIGNNQLAEALVENGPVMRAEIELDRHPRTDDGYRWTLSQGSGVFPIREGLTVDTFAYVEWRSPVTYIIPGLRSLTGGFRTFRIDRIWDLPFLRQPGTP, encoded by the coding sequence ATGACCACGTCTTCCCGCGTTGAGCGTCTTCGGGGCCGATGGAACGGCCTCACCGACCATCAGCAGGTCGGCGCCTCACTGGCCGGGGTGGGTGCTCTGTTTGGCGCATGGCTTCTGTTCTGGCCGGTGCCCACTGAAGTTGAAGGCCGCGGTGTTCTGATCTATCCCGATAACGCTGGGATTCTCAATGCCAGGGCAGCTGGCCAGGTCCTGAGCATCAACACCGAGGTCGGCGAGGGTGTGGGCAAGGGTCAGGTGCTGATGACTCTGTATTTGCCTGTGCTGGAACGGAAGCTCGATCAGCAGAAGGGGAATCTGCGTCAATTAGTGCGTCAGAACGCGGAACTGGATGAGCGGGATGCTCTGCGTATCCGCACAGCCAAGCTGGCTCTTGATACAGCTCTGGCCAAGCTGGACGACGATGAAAAGCGTCTGTCCCGGCTTCAGGCGACTTACAACAGCAAGCTCGACAACCTCAACTGGTTGGCGAGACGGGAGGTGGTGGCTCCATTGGCCCAGGAGGTAGTGTCTGCGGAACAGGGCCTCACCACGACAAGTGTCCAGCTGGATGACATCAAGATTCAGCGCAAAGACCAGATCACCGATTTTCAGCAGATCAAGCTCAACATCGAGTCTGAAAAGCTGGATCGACGCTTTCAGATCGATGATCTCAAGCGGGAGATCAAGGTCATGGAGGCCAGAATCGCCTTTGACGGGAATGTCACTGCGGTGCGCAGTGGCACGGTGCTTGACCTGCAGGTCATTCAGGGGCAGACGGTCAAGCTTGGTGATCGTCTGGGTACCATTGGCCGTAACACCAGACCTCCGAAGGGCGAAAGCAAAACCGGAGGTGATCTGATCGCTGTTTCGTATTTCTCGCCTGCTGATGCCCGTCGACTTCCGATTGGCTTGCCGGTGGAGGTTGTGCCCCTCTGGAATCAGCGCGGTCGTTTTGGGGGGATTGTTGGCAAGGTGCGCAGTGTGCTCACCCTTCCCGCCACGCAGGAAGACATCTCCACCACCATCGGCAACAACCAGTTGGCCGAAGCGCTTGTCGAAAACGGTCCGGTGATGCGTGCTGAAATCGAGCTCGACCGTCACCCCCGCACTGACGACGGCTACCGATGGACGCTTTCGCAGGGCAGTGGAGTCTTCCCGATCCGCGAGGGTCTCACCGTGGATACGTTCGCCTATGTGGAGTGGCGCTCCCCGGTCACTTACATCATTCCCGGGTTGCGTTCGCTCACCGGTGGGTTCCGCACATTCCGTATCGATCGCATCTGGGATCTGCCGTTCCTGCGGCAGCCCGGGACCCCTTAA
- a CDS encoding cation:proton antiporter — protein MLHQLAAASPGFTSLSHLAHQPLGSMALLVALAMLVPPLFRRTGLPDLVGLLLAGVLMGPSALKLLQPDGETLQLVSDIGAIYLLFIVGLEIDLDEFNRVRSRSLKIGVLHFVGGMATGGAIGLLLGYPLVPCLLIGSLIATHTPLGYPIVRSYGAQRDEAVVVSVGSTILTDIASLVVLAIAIGLGRHSFSLTNLAGLIASVAIFAVAVVAIIRKVGRRIFRGSVNDESRIFLTILLILFIASLGAELAGVEKIVGAFLAGLAVNSVLPEGKSKQQVILVGAALFIPIFFIHLGLLLDLSSLKNSITHFQLPLLMVIGVISCKGIVSLIAGRAFRYNGNQIVMMWSLAMPQVAATLATAFIGYEAGLLDQSVLNAVLAMMVVTATLGPILTARSVRQLVEPKWTRPSNTELGDDTSSDDDTPFDVVSRPLTIVVPIANPSTEQGLLSIASRLLSGGAELQGQLLPLALVCPSLEEARGGLNRAVASARERLSQAAAIGRQLQVKTRCLLRLDEDIAGGMSRSALEQGADLLMIGAGRPDKVRRWFFGDLVDGVCRTAHCPVVVVNLADRPIETLQRILVPIKDLSASAREQFELAQRILASQSSEQGLITLLHICDPRLNRSERIRIKHELRRWQPRNSMGAVIRIQLASGPGVEAKIELSSRDHDLVILRSQRRQVAGLPIPASDRTSNLVSVLNCASMVISEPLT, from the coding sequence ATGCTCCACCAGCTCGCTGCGGCGTCACCGGGGTTCACTTCGCTGTCCCATCTGGCACATCAGCCATTGGGAAGCATGGCCTTGCTCGTGGCGCTGGCCATGCTGGTTCCGCCACTGTTCAGGCGAACAGGCCTTCCCGATCTCGTCGGACTGCTGCTCGCTGGCGTCCTGATGGGCCCCAGCGCTCTCAAACTTCTGCAGCCAGACGGTGAGACCCTTCAACTCGTCTCTGACATCGGCGCGATCTACCTCCTGTTCATTGTGGGATTGGAGATTGATCTCGATGAATTCAATAGAGTACGCAGTCGATCTCTGAAGATTGGAGTTCTCCATTTTGTCGGTGGCATGGCAACAGGGGGAGCCATCGGACTCCTGCTCGGCTACCCATTGGTTCCCTGCCTGCTGATTGGGAGCCTGATTGCAACGCATACCCCTTTGGGCTACCCAATCGTGCGTAGTTATGGAGCGCAGCGAGACGAGGCTGTCGTGGTCAGCGTGGGCAGCACCATTCTCACCGATATCGCCTCTCTGGTCGTACTCGCGATCGCCATCGGTCTTGGCAGGCACTCCTTTTCACTGACCAATCTGGCCGGACTGATCGCCAGCGTCGCAATTTTTGCCGTGGCAGTCGTCGCCATCATTCGCAAGGTCGGACGCAGGATCTTCCGCGGAAGCGTCAACGACGAAAGTCGGATCTTCCTCACCATTTTGCTCATCCTGTTCATCGCTTCGCTTGGTGCGGAACTTGCCGGCGTCGAAAAAATCGTTGGGGCCTTTCTGGCTGGACTGGCGGTGAACTCCGTGCTGCCGGAGGGAAAGTCAAAACAGCAGGTGATTCTGGTTGGTGCGGCTCTGTTCATCCCCATCTTTTTCATTCACCTCGGCCTCCTGCTGGATCTGAGCAGCCTTAAAAACTCCATCACCCACTTTCAGCTGCCTCTCTTGATGGTGATCGGTGTGATCAGCTGCAAAGGGATAGTAAGCCTGATTGCCGGCCGGGCCTTCCGGTACAACGGCAATCAGATTGTGATGATGTGGTCGTTGGCCATGCCACAGGTTGCGGCCACACTGGCCACAGCATTCATTGGCTACGAGGCCGGATTGCTCGACCAGTCGGTGCTGAATGCGGTTCTGGCGATGATGGTGGTGACCGCAACCCTTGGACCAATCCTCACCGCACGATCCGTCAGGCAACTGGTGGAACCGAAATGGACAAGGCCGAGCAACACAGAGCTTGGCGACGACACCTCATCAGACGATGACACCCCATTCGATGTGGTCAGCCGACCACTGACCATCGTCGTTCCGATCGCAAATCCTTCCACGGAACAGGGGCTGCTGAGCATTGCCTCTCGGCTGCTGAGCGGTGGTGCCGAACTGCAGGGTCAGTTGCTGCCCCTTGCTCTTGTGTGTCCCAGCCTTGAAGAAGCGCGAGGGGGCTTGAATCGTGCAGTGGCATCTGCCAGAGAACGACTGTCCCAGGCTGCGGCTATCGGCAGGCAGCTGCAGGTCAAAACCCGCTGCCTGCTGAGGCTGGATGAAGACATCGCAGGCGGAATGAGTCGCAGCGCACTGGAGCAGGGTGCTGATCTTTTGATGATTGGAGCGGGACGACCGGACAAGGTGAGGCGCTGGTTCTTCGGTGACCTCGTGGACGGTGTCTGCCGCACCGCACACTGCCCGGTTGTGGTGGTCAACCTGGCTGACCGTCCGATCGAAACGCTTCAAAGAATTCTTGTTCCAATCAAAGATCTCTCCGCCAGCGCTCGCGAACAGTTTGAACTCGCCCAGCGGATTCTCGCGAGCCAATCCAGCGAGCAGGGCCTGATCACACTGCTGCACATCTGTGATCCTCGGCTCAATCGATCGGAACGAATCCGGATCAAACATGAGCTGCGTCGGTGGCAACCTCGCAACAGCATGGGCGCCGTCATTCGCATTCAGCTCGCGTCCGGGCCAGGGGTTGAAGCCAAGATCGAACTCAGCAGCCGCGATCACGATCTGGTGATCCTGCGCTCTCAGCGCCGTCAGGTCGCAGGCTTGCCCATCCCAGCGAGTGATCGAACCAGCAATCTGGTGTCTGTGCTGAATTGCGCTTCGATGGTGATCAGCGAACCCCTGACCTGA
- a CDS encoding TolC family protein: MELPSCTTACREWPDRSLSLQLAEVVVRRQDQGPQGQQAHPLIRSFIRGSFLIPIVGLLLPAASKATPDAGAPARLNYGDNTYQLERSWSQLNQQLDSLDTLLGPAPDLDDSDNLKAPKLPSNLMDANRPAEDALSQDDSLPDPPLSLPGLADQSSTVKSVSLQQAIAIAFRNNPELQIQREQIAAQGATVASLSGAYWPTISVFADLEGFQSGSTTFSPYGNNNFGFGPLFAKKGQNTNFAVLENDDKKISGTDGPFYIPAGGGLYADSNGVDSQAGLQLNYALIDFARTPRVRSADAKLQQFKQQYANQLRALQLEISEAYYQLQLNEQLVRIRDAVVRTDLIVLEDTLNLKQAGLVPRVDLLRRNATLATDQEELIQALADRAVARRALWTLLNLPADVIPSAGDSIGLAPAWPLSLEQSLLAAYDSNPELDAILATRRALALQQDETAAQLLPKLSLFASVGGMASVERTFNFSVMEACCGGTFFPLEQVAGYDWSVGLAFNWMIFNAGATANAVKALSLQEQAASQSYAATRNTIRLRLERAFLNHEASLAKLVSARRAVGASKEAFRDSTLRYKTGLTNEVDLSVTQTQLVDSLVNRLIATVDVNVTYAQLLRELLPMPTDPDTTVPTELTLEGFSMHELNQP, encoded by the coding sequence ATGGAGCTTCCGTCATGCACGACTGCCTGCCGGGAATGGCCAGATCGAAGCCTGTCACTTCAACTCGCTGAAGTTGTTGTACGGCGTCAGGATCAAGGCCCTCAAGGACAACAGGCTCATCCCTTGATCAGGTCGTTCATCAGGGGTTCATTTCTGATCCCGATTGTTGGCCTGCTGTTGCCGGCGGCCTCTAAAGCCACTCCGGATGCAGGAGCTCCAGCCCGCCTCAATTACGGCGACAATACCTATCAGCTCGAACGCAGCTGGAGCCAACTGAACCAACAACTCGACAGCCTGGACACGCTGTTGGGCCCTGCTCCAGATCTTGATGATTCGGACAACCTGAAGGCGCCGAAACTCCCGTCCAACCTCATGGACGCCAACCGACCGGCCGAAGATGCGCTCAGCCAGGACGACAGCCTTCCAGATCCACCCCTCAGCCTTCCTGGACTGGCTGATCAAAGCTCCACGGTGAAATCCGTGAGCCTGCAACAGGCGATCGCGATTGCCTTCCGCAACAATCCCGAGCTTCAGATTCAACGGGAACAGATTGCTGCTCAGGGCGCCACGGTCGCCTCGCTCTCAGGGGCTTACTGGCCCACCATCAGTGTGTTTGCCGATCTAGAGGGTTTCCAGAGCGGCAGCACCACATTTTCGCCTTATGGCAACAACAACTTCGGATTTGGTCCTCTGTTCGCCAAAAAGGGCCAGAACACCAATTTCGCGGTCCTCGAAAACGACGACAAAAAGATCAGCGGAACGGACGGCCCCTTCTACATACCGGCAGGAGGTGGGTTGTATGCCGACTCCAACGGCGTTGACTCTCAGGCGGGCCTGCAACTCAACTACGCGCTGATCGACTTCGCCCGCACACCAAGGGTCCGCTCCGCCGATGCCAAGCTTCAGCAGTTCAAACAGCAGTACGCCAACCAGCTCCGAGCTCTGCAACTCGAGATCAGTGAGGCTTACTACCAGCTTCAGCTGAATGAGCAGTTGGTGCGCATCCGTGATGCGGTGGTGCGAACCGACCTGATCGTGCTGGAAGACACGCTCAATCTCAAACAGGCAGGGCTTGTGCCGCGAGTGGATCTTTTGCGCCGCAATGCAACCCTCGCCACCGATCAGGAGGAACTGATCCAGGCGCTGGCTGATCGAGCTGTTGCAAGAAGAGCGTTATGGACCCTGTTGAATCTGCCCGCCGATGTGATTCCCAGTGCAGGCGATTCAATCGGGCTGGCCCCGGCCTGGCCGCTGAGTCTTGAACAGTCCTTGTTAGCCGCCTACGACAGCAACCCCGAGCTCGATGCGATCCTCGCCACACGTCGGGCCCTGGCATTGCAGCAGGACGAAACTGCAGCTCAGCTGCTGCCCAAGCTGAGCCTGTTCGCCTCCGTGGGAGGCATGGCATCGGTGGAGCGCACCTTCAACTTCTCTGTGATGGAGGCATGCTGCGGTGGCACGTTTTTCCCCCTGGAGCAGGTGGCGGGATACGACTGGTCGGTTGGACTCGCGTTCAACTGGATGATCTTCAATGCTGGTGCAACGGCGAATGCCGTGAAAGCTCTTTCACTGCAGGAGCAGGCAGCAAGCCAGTCGTACGCCGCCACCCGCAACACCATCCGGCTTCGCCTCGAACGGGCTTTCCTGAATCATGAAGCAAGTCTTGCCAAGCTGGTTTCTGCGCGGCGCGCAGTGGGAGCAAGCAAGGAAGCCTTCCGGGACAGCACACTCCGCTACAAGACAGGACTCACCAATGAAGTGGATCTCTCGGTGACTCAGACACAGCTGGTTGATTCACTGGTCAACCGCCTGATCGCAACTGTGGACGTGAATGTGACCTACGCCCAGCTGCTGCGCGAACTACTGCCCATGCCAACAGATCCTGATACAACGGTTCCTACGGAACTAACCCTGGAGGGGTTCTCAATGCATGAACTGAATCAACCCTGA
- a CDS encoding LCP family protein produces the protein MDEARKVRPKTLILSAIVGLTGGFLLAIPLSRSLIPESEAPLLLPVSNPFSAWSVFDNREILVLGVDDGGGNTDAIFTLKVEGGRTSITQIPRDSFIDSHSFGPVKANALYAYGGHEAVKAELSRLMGRPIDHHILVNLNGIRTLSDLVGGVEVDVPKRLYYRDNSQGLLIDLQPGPQLLKGRDLEGFLRWRHDEEGDLGRLARQQLVLKSLFSRLTRPEHLVKLPALIKEAGNNLETDLGAMELGGLITAMGLTELETERLDARPFYRNGISYLDTAWPAQQRGGDASESSSWRYRFLY, from the coding sequence ATGGATGAAGCGAGGAAAGTTCGGCCAAAAACCCTGATCCTGTCAGCCATCGTTGGGTTGACAGGGGGTTTTTTGCTGGCGATTCCCCTCAGCCGCTCGCTCATACCTGAATCCGAAGCTCCCCTGCTGCTTCCTGTCAGCAACCCTTTTTCAGCCTGGTCCGTCTTCGATAACCGCGAAATTCTTGTGCTCGGGGTTGATGATGGTGGCGGCAATACCGACGCGATCTTCACGTTGAAGGTGGAAGGAGGCCGCACCTCCATCACTCAGATTCCAAGAGACAGCTTCATTGATTCCCATAGCTTCGGGCCTGTCAAAGCCAATGCTCTTTATGCCTACGGGGGGCATGAAGCGGTGAAGGCTGAGTTATCAAGGCTGATGGGTCGACCGATCGACCACCACATCCTTGTGAACCTCAATGGGATCCGCACACTCAGTGATCTGGTGGGCGGCGTTGAAGTCGATGTCCCCAAACGCCTTTATTACCGCGACAACAGTCAGGGCCTGCTGATCGATCTGCAACCGGGACCTCAGCTGCTCAAAGGTCGAGATCTTGAGGGTTTCCTGCGCTGGAGACACGATGAGGAAGGTGACCTGGGTCGTCTGGCGCGGCAGCAGCTCGTGCTGAAAAGCCTATTCAGCCGACTCACCCGGCCTGAACATCTGGTGAAACTGCCCGCTCTGATCAAAGAAGCCGGCAACAATCTTGAGACCGATCTCGGTGCCATGGAGCTGGGCGGATTAATCACAGCGATGGGTCTGACAGAACTGGAAACCGAGCGTCTTGATGCACGTCCCTTCTACCGAAACGGCATCAGTTATCTCGATACGGCATGGCCTGCACAACAGCGCGGTGGTGATGCCAGCGAATCCAGCAGCTGGCGCTACCGCTTCCTCTACTGA
- a CDS encoding FUSC family protein, producing the protein MDRNLLRQSLRLGLSILITCAIAQHFQRIAYLWYPLLAVNIVVDDQDENSLRAARGRILGTVSGGLVTFLVHSIMTGWIGILVSLLITIPLLRRFGWASGMSTAVTVSVMFLGIHSYSTLSWDYVFNRSIDTLVGIIVALVMGRLLWPKNRLARMQNLHEQLTDLLQTRIEAHSLALQGMGSPPPEIQPAVITNKLLELQRLINVELSLGPRHVQRLDRDHWRQCLSLWRCQQVRWLLVERLIERLHRDKGSEYLPALGRYLAERPAPRRRLDLNGCDEGLSLPQRIALEEQVTRFRRVLTCQQLLNAERAS; encoded by the coding sequence GTGGACAGGAATCTGCTGCGACAGAGCCTCAGGCTCGGGTTAAGCATCCTGATCACGTGTGCCATCGCTCAACACTTTCAACGGATCGCTTATCTCTGGTATCCGCTTCTGGCCGTTAATATTGTCGTTGACGACCAGGACGAGAACAGCCTGAGAGCTGCGCGCGGACGCATCCTCGGAACTGTGAGCGGTGGATTGGTCACCTTTCTGGTCCATTCGATCATGACCGGCTGGATCGGCATCCTGGTGAGCCTGTTGATCACGATTCCGCTGCTGCGGCGGTTTGGTTGGGCGAGTGGGATGTCCACAGCCGTGACAGTCAGCGTGATGTTTCTGGGCATTCACAGCTATTCCACGCTGAGCTGGGACTACGTGTTCAACCGCAGCATCGACACGCTGGTGGGAATCATTGTGGCCCTGGTGATGGGTCGTCTGCTCTGGCCGAAGAACCGTCTGGCTCGGATGCAGAACCTGCACGAACAGCTCACCGACCTTCTGCAAACAAGGATCGAGGCCCACAGTCTTGCGCTGCAGGGCATGGGTTCTCCTCCACCTGAAATCCAGCCTGCAGTTATCACGAACAAGCTTCTGGAGCTGCAGCGTCTGATCAATGTGGAGCTGAGTCTGGGGCCTCGTCATGTACAGCGACTGGATCGCGACCACTGGCGCCAGTGCCTCAGTTTGTGGCGCTGCCAACAGGTGCGTTGGCTACTCGTGGAACGGCTGATTGAACGGCTTCACCGGGACAAGGGGAGCGAATATCTCCCTGCACTTGGCAGATACCTAGCTGAACGCCCAGCACCCCGACGTCGACTGGATCTGAACGGCTGCGATGAAGGGTTGTCGTTACCCCAACGGATCGCTCTTGAAGAACAGGTGACCCGCTTCCGACGTGTGCTGACCTGCCAGCAACTGCTCAATGCCGAGCGAGCATCATGA
- the lipA gene encoding lipoyl synthase yields the protein MESAIRFSLRGNGATLKADTFKGVRKTSRFSAIQPQERLPEWLRRPLGEASAIERVQGLVKSNALHTICEEGRCPNRGECYAAGTATFLLGGSICTRSCAFCQVEKGRAQAVNPLEAERVADAVEAMGLRYVVLTAVARDDLDDHGACLFTSAMDAIRARNPLIAIEVLTSDFWGGHSNPRKAISAQRDRLATVLNAAPVCFNHNLETVQRLQREVRRGATYERSLGLLAAARTLAPEIPTKSGLMLGLGESRDEVIETMRDLRAVDCQRLTIGQYLRPSLAHIPVARYWHPDEFEELGSVARDLGFSVVRSGPLVRSSYHAAD from the coding sequence ATGGAATCGGCAATCAGGTTCTCTCTTCGTGGAAATGGAGCCACTCTGAAAGCAGACACGTTTAAAGGCGTGCGCAAGACCAGCCGCTTTTCAGCCATCCAGCCGCAGGAGCGGTTGCCCGAGTGGCTGCGTCGCCCCCTGGGAGAGGCCTCTGCCATCGAAAGAGTGCAGGGGCTGGTGAAGTCCAACGCCCTTCACACCATCTGCGAGGAAGGGCGCTGCCCCAACAGGGGTGAGTGTTATGCCGCCGGCACCGCCACGTTCCTGCTTGGGGGATCGATCTGCACGCGCAGCTGCGCGTTCTGCCAGGTGGAGAAAGGTCGCGCGCAGGCCGTCAACCCGCTCGAAGCCGAGAGGGTTGCCGATGCCGTTGAAGCCATGGGGCTGCGATACGTCGTGCTCACAGCCGTGGCGCGCGATGACCTCGATGACCATGGGGCCTGCTTATTCACCTCTGCAATGGACGCGATCAGGGCAAGGAATCCACTGATCGCCATCGAAGTGTTGACCTCGGATTTCTGGGGAGGGCACTCCAACCCCAGGAAAGCCATCAGTGCTCAACGTGATCGGCTGGCGACGGTGCTGAATGCAGCGCCGGTGTGCTTCAACCACAACCTCGAAACCGTGCAACGCCTACAACGCGAGGTTCGCAGGGGAGCCACCTACGAGCGATCCCTCGGACTGCTCGCCGCAGCGCGGACACTGGCACCGGAGATTCCCACCAAAAGCGGCCTGATGCTGGGCCTTGGAGAAAGTCGGGATGAAGTAATCGAAACGATGCGCGACCTGCGAGCCGTTGACTGCCAGCGGCTCACCATCGGGCAGTACCTACGCCCGTCACTGGCCCACATTCCGGTCGCCCGCTACTGGCATCCTGATGAATTCGAAGAGCTGGGATCGGTGGCCCGCGACCTTGGGTTCTCAGTGGTGAGAAGTGGCCCTCTGGTGCGCAGCAGCTATCACGCCGCGGACTGA
- the psbP gene encoding photosystem II reaction center PsbP, with protein MGSLLRQPLRSLLVLLCVLMLSACGGASAGLNSFKSPDGRYAFLYPTGWTRVAVTGGPAVVFHDLIHSDETVSLVVSDVDPDDDLESLGSAVAVGERLRREVIAPDGTGRNAELIAATERDSDGHVFYDLEYAVHLEDRDRHELATVVVDRGRLYTLATSTNEDRWSKVQGLFSSVISSFTLLI; from the coding sequence ATGGGCTCATTGCTGCGTCAACCGCTCCGGTCACTGCTCGTTTTGCTTTGTGTGCTGATGCTCAGCGCCTGCGGCGGAGCCAGCGCCGGCCTCAACTCCTTCAAGAGTCCCGATGGCCGCTACGCCTTCCTCTACCCCACCGGCTGGACTCGGGTTGCGGTGACCGGTGGGCCAGCTGTGGTGTTTCACGACCTGATCCACAGTGATGAAACGGTGAGCCTGGTGGTCTCCGATGTTGATCCCGATGATGATCTTGAGAGTCTCGGGAGCGCCGTGGCTGTTGGCGAGCGACTGCGGCGTGAGGTGATCGCTCCTGATGGAACTGGGCGGAATGCCGAGCTGATCGCAGCGACTGAGCGTGATTCCGATGGTCATGTCTTCTACGACCTGGAATATGCCGTGCACCTGGAGGACCGCGATCGCCATGAGCTGGCCACAGTGGTGGTCGATCGCGGTCGGCTCTATACCTTGGCAACCAGCACCAATGAAGATCGCTGGTCGAAGGTTCAGGGACTGTTCAGTTCAGTGATCAGTTCGTTCACGCTGTTGATCTGA
- a CDS encoding FUSC family protein: MSGSAKQTNRWILRSDLRLALVTGLGAGFGLLNSVPFGYYVPLCTAAVLSGSYGNSMKLSIQRILGSVMGVVIVLLFSRGLELPLPLGLGLALASVRLLGGALGLQVGYKVAGNIVIMGWLVHSAEESIWGMSRLFWTAFGIALSLWATRYVWPSGTIPSLHRQFARFIDELIQEFELEKQRLEEETPTRISMTNRRDRRTEILQQLNALRQQRDQAQVELGLNPENHPLHQLWTALDLLISQLISVLDGLRGLPAPIQSPQSIKALHLEEAEVLKHQINLLTALSGNLRQPDLAEKQCLDLQALMVMNRDLEAVAEQLTMSLELHAGRKGKEADISPERMRQIVLRSSLIEHGASVMHDCLPGMARSKPVTSTR; the protein is encoded by the coding sequence ATGAGCGGCTCCGCAAAACAAACCAATCGCTGGATCCTGCGATCCGACCTTCGACTCGCCCTGGTGACGGGTCTGGGTGCAGGCTTCGGATTGCTGAACTCTGTTCCTTTCGGCTACTACGTGCCTCTTTGCACAGCCGCGGTTCTGTCGGGAAGCTACGGCAACTCGATGAAGCTGAGTATTCAACGCATCCTCGGGTCGGTGATGGGTGTGGTGATCGTGTTGCTCTTCTCTCGCGGTCTTGAACTTCCTCTACCCCTTGGGCTCGGTCTGGCCCTCGCCAGCGTTCGTCTGCTCGGAGGTGCTCTGGGATTGCAGGTGGGTTACAAAGTCGCCGGCAACATCGTGATCATGGGCTGGCTGGTCCACAGCGCAGAGGAATCAATCTGGGGCATGTCGCGCCTGTTCTGGACAGCCTTCGGCATCGCGCTATCGCTGTGGGCGACCCGCTACGTCTGGCCCAGCGGCACGATTCCGTCGCTTCACAGGCAGTTCGCCCGATTCATCGACGAACTGATCCAAGAATTTGAGCTGGAGAAACAACGGCTGGAGGAGGAAACTCCCACCCGAATTTCAATGACCAATCGCAGAGACAGACGAACCGAGATCTTGCAACAGCTCAATGCCCTGAGACAGCAACGCGACCAGGCCCAGGTGGAACTGGGCCTGAATCCAGAGAACCACCCGCTGCACCAGCTCTGGACCGCACTTGACTTGCTGATCTCGCAGCTGATTTCAGTGCTGGATGGCTTGCGAGGACTGCCGGCACCAATACAGTCACCACAGAGCATCAAGGCGCTTCATCTCGAAGAGGCGGAAGTTCTCAAGCATCAGATCAACCTCCTTACAGCCCTGTCCGGAAACCTGCGCCAGCCCGATCTAGCCGAGAAGCAGTGCCTCGATCTGCAAGCCCTGATGGTGATGAACAGAGATCTAGAAGCGGTGGCCGAACAGCTGACGATGAGCCTCGAATTGCATGCTGGACGCAAGGGCAAGGAGGCAGACATCTCCCCAGAGCGGATGCGACAGATCGTTCTGCGCTCATCCCTGATCGAGCATGGAGCTTCCGTCATGCACGACTGCCTGCCGGGAATGGCCAGATCGAAGCCTGTCACTTCAACTCGCTGA